A window from Drosophila nasuta strain 15112-1781.00 chromosome 3, ASM2355853v1, whole genome shotgun sequence encodes these proteins:
- the LOC132789724 gene encoding uncharacterized protein LOC132789724 isoform X2, which produces MDPFTVIGLIYWLICMILFGPMMFFVCVYLPEVPVRYVKSLRQYT; this is translated from the coding sequence ATGGACCCGTTTACAGTTATTGGCTTGATTTACTGGCTGATCTGCATGATATTATTTGGACCCATGATGTTCTTTGTCTGCGTTTACCTACCCGAAGTGCCAGTGCGATATGTGAAGAGTCTAAGGCAGTACACATAG